The Triticum dicoccoides isolate Atlit2015 ecotype Zavitan chromosome 6A, WEW_v2.0, whole genome shotgun sequence genome has a window encoding:
- the LOC119316458 gene encoding uncharacterized protein LOC119316458 produces MCGRGEKEDWDAGIISRHRRASATAATLASTDDAMEQVKAWFPDDTVSSCKHVQFCPWILHPLCASSLDTTLPLLQPQLAPMTPCMQQVKMRGERAQNGIRHHLGTPLFCCCDPTTDDAMEQVKGSTLTDVERFMDLTVALLPMYGEAKLLLVLYLWHPSILGAGHVYDGFLCPVVVTTSSDACWS; encoded by the exons ATGTGCGGCAGGGGAGAAAAGGAAGATTGGGATGCCGGCATCATCTCTAGACACCGCCGCGCTTCTGCTACTGCTGCAACCCTAGCTAGCACCGACGACGCCATGGAGCAAGTAAAG GCTTGGTTCCCTGATGATACGGTTTCCTCATGCAAACATGTGCAGTTTTGCCCGTGGATTCTTCATCCCCTCTGTGCATCATCTCTGGACACCACTCTTCCGCTGCTGCAACCCCAGCTAGCACCGATGACGCCATGCATGCAGCAAGTCAAG ATGCGTGGGGAGAGAGCGCAGAATGGGATCCGGCATCATCTTGGAACGCCGCTCTTCTGCTGCTGCGACCCTACCACCGACGACGCCATGGAGCAAGTCAag GGTTCGACGCTGACGGACGTCGAGAGGTTCATGGACTTGACGGTTGCGTTGCTGCCGATGTACGGAGAGGCGAAGCTACTGCTCGTCCTCTACCTCTGGCACCCCAGCATACTG GGTGCGGGGCACGTGTACGATGGCTTCCTCTGTCCAGTGGTGGTGACAACATCGAGTGATGCCTGTTGGAGCTGA